TTAATTTTAATTTTCTTCTTGGTATTTACTGCACATAAATTAGCTAATATTCCAGGAGTTGGAGAAATTGTTGAGAGATTTGGTCGTTGGATTATGGCTGTTATTTATATAGCTTTAGGTTTATTTATTATTATAGAAAATGACACTATTCAAACAATTTTAGGATTTATATTTTAATTTAGGGTGTGATTTCATATGAGTTATGAAAATGCTTGTGATGTGATCTGTGTACATGAGGATAAAGTTAACAATGCTTTAAGTTTTTTAGAAGATGATAAATCTAAGAAATTACTTAACATTTTAGAAAAAATTTGTGATGAGAAGAAATTGAAAATTATATTATCTTTGATTAAAGAAGATGAGTTGTGTGTTTGTGATATTTCTTTGATATTGAAAATGAGTGTTGCTTCAACTTCACATCATTTAAGACTTTTATATAAAAATGATGTACTTGATTTTTATAAAAAGGGAAAGATGGCATATTATTTTATTAAAGACGATGAAATAAGAGAATTTTTCTCTAAAAATCAGGAGGGTTTTTGAAACGAGTGAAACGAGTTTCTTCTTGTCTTGATAATAAGGGTAACTATTGCCGGCGAGGCTAGTTACCCTTAAAGTGTTGATATGACTGCTTTCAAACACAAAAAAAGTTGCTTTTCCGTACCTATTAATGTATCGTTTTAAATGACTAGTAAAAAACATACATAGAAAGGGGAAAAAGCAACTTTTTTATTATCATAGTTTGTGAAAACTAAGTTGTTTTTATGTGTTATAACATGGAAAAGTA
The sequence above is drawn from the Staphylococcus carnosus genome and encodes:
- a CDS encoding ArsR/SmtB family transcription factor: MSYENACDVICVHEDKVNNALSFLEDDKSKKLLNILEKICDEKKLKIILSLIKEDELCVCDISLILKMSVASTSHHLRLLYKNDVLDFYKKGKMAYYFIKDDEIREFFSKNQEGF